The Stratiformator vulcanicus genome has a segment encoding these proteins:
- a CDS encoding heme-binding protein, giving the protein MFGLRIAMAGFFALGVSMAANAEDLEDSVEVGKVISRISGDAELKIEQSDDKTIYVAGESKVDTPLPVGYPPPTPPGVIEIKQYPKVRRATVGGKGKSALDPMRGTTGAFWPLFAHIKSRGIAMTAPVELDYSDLDDADGEIEWSMSFLYRRLDQGPTNDGVIVDVVDAEPVTVISIGHRGDMDGEALQAGLQELREAIEKSEKWQVAGDPRTMGYNGPNIPRKNRWWEIQLPVQAN; this is encoded by the coding sequence ATGTTCGGTTTGCGGATCGCGATGGCGGGGTTCTTTGCGCTCGGAGTGAGCATGGCGGCGAATGCGGAGGATCTCGAAGATTCGGTGGAGGTGGGCAAAGTCATCTCCCGTATCTCCGGCGACGCGGAGTTGAAGATCGAACAGTCCGACGACAAGACGATTTACGTCGCCGGCGAAAGCAAAGTCGACACGCCGCTACCGGTCGGGTATCCGCCGCCCACACCGCCGGGGGTGATTGAAATTAAGCAGTACCCCAAGGTCCGTCGGGCAACGGTCGGCGGGAAGGGCAAGAGTGCCCTAGATCCGATGCGCGGCACGACGGGCGCGTTCTGGCCGTTGTTCGCCCACATCAAGTCGCGCGGGATCGCGATGACCGCGCCCGTCGAACTCGACTACAGCGACCTCGATGACGCAGACGGTGAGATTGAGTGGTCGATGTCGTTTCTGTATCGAAGGCTGGATCAGGGCCCGACGAACGACGGCGTGATCGTTGATGTGGTCGACGCCGAACCGGTGACGGTGATCTCAATAGGTCACCGCGGAGATATGGACGGCGAAGCCTTGCAGGCGGGACTTCAAGAATTGCGAGAGGCGATCGAGAAGTCGGAGAAGTGGCAAGTCGCCGGCGACCCGCGGACGATGGGATATAATGGCCCCAACATTCCCCGAAAGAATCGCTGGTGGGAAATCCAATTGCCAGTGCAGGCGAATTAA
- the serC gene encoding 3-phosphoserine/phosphohydroxythreonine transaminase — MATADRIYNFSAGPATMPVPVLQQTAEALIDVNGTGIGIAEHSHRSKTFTAICEGAEAACRELANIPDDYHVFFVQGGASLMFGQVPMNFLTPDKTADYLNTGSWSKKAIKEAKLFGNVNVACSSEDRNFCYIPKDVSYSDSPTYVHFTSNNTIFGTQFAVEPECPDGAYLVTDASSDIFSRPIDVTKYGLIYAGAQKNLGPAGVTLIIARKDVVDSGSGDLTTMLQYRTQAEAGSLSNTPPTLGIYMMKLVFEWIKGQGGLAAVAERNEAQATKLYAALEASSLFSGTADVDSRSKMNACFVTGDADKDAEFVAFCKQRGMDGLKGHRSVGGMRASIYNAFPDEGIDALIEAMKDFEAEKG, encoded by the coding sequence ATGGCGACCGCCGACCGCATTTACAACTTCTCCGCAGGCCCCGCGACGATGCCGGTGCCGGTGCTGCAGCAGACCGCCGAAGCTCTGATCGACGTCAACGGCACGGGTATCGGAATTGCCGAACATTCCCACCGCAGCAAGACCTTCACCGCGATCTGCGAAGGAGCCGAGGCCGCCTGCCGTGAACTCGCGAATATCCCCGACGATTACCACGTGTTTTTCGTGCAGGGCGGTGCGAGCCTGATGTTCGGGCAGGTGCCGATGAACTTCCTCACGCCCGACAAAACCGCCGACTACCTCAACACCGGCTCGTGGTCGAAGAAGGCGATCAAAGAGGCCAAGCTGTTCGGCAACGTAAATGTCGCGTGCAGCAGCGAGGATCGCAACTTCTGCTACATCCCCAAGGACGTCAGTTACAGCGACTCGCCGACCTACGTGCATTTTACGTCGAACAACACGATCTTCGGGACGCAGTTCGCCGTCGAACCGGAGTGCCCGGACGGGGCGTATCTCGTCACTGATGCATCGAGCGACATCTTCAGCCGACCGATCGACGTCACGAAGTACGGCCTGATTTACGCCGGGGCCCAAAAGAACCTCGGCCCCGCCGGCGTCACGCTGATCATCGCCCGCAAAGACGTTGTCGACAGCGGCTCAGGCGACCTGACCACGATGCTGCAATACCGCACGCAGGCGGAGGCGGGCAGCCTGTCGAACACGCCGCCGACGCTCGGCATCTATATGATGAAGCTCGTATTCGAATGGATCAAAGGCCAAGGCGGCCTCGCCGCGGTCGCCGAGCGGAACGAAGCTCAGGCGACGAAGCTCTACGCCGCCCTCGAAGCAAGCTCGCTGTTTAGCGGCACCGCCGACGTCGACAGCCGGTCGAAAATGAATGCTTGCTTCGTCACCGGCGATGCCGACAAAGACGCGGAGTTCGTCGCCTTCTGCAAGCAGCGCGGCATGGACGGCCTCAAAGGGCACCGCAGCGTCGGCGGCATGCGGGCCAGCATCTACAACGCCTTCCCCGATGAAGGAATCGACGCGTTAATTGAGGCCATGAAAGACTTTGAGGCTGAAAAAGGCTAG
- a CDS encoding SGNH/GDSL hydrolase family protein has product MPAPVIKAASVIAVCIVAACCGCGAPIAETADPSPDTEKDVPMHIVLLGDSIFDNGVYVGDDPSVIEQLDAALPEGSVATLLAVDGDTTVDVAAQLKHVPDDATHLIVSVGGNDALQSSYILAEEASSVGEAVLKLAELQDDFRKTYEKMLDGVLDRELPTTVLTIYDPNFGEGTQQRMSVTALALFNDVITRAAIKRKLNVIDLRTLFDNQADYANPIEPSAKGGEKLVEAIQRSVNTDRGRADIAVFGITYAQ; this is encoded by the coding sequence ATGCCAGCTCCAGTCATCAAAGCCGCGTCGGTCATCGCTGTTTGTATCGTCGCTGCCTGCTGCGGTTGCGGCGCACCGATTGCTGAAACCGCGGATCCGAGTCCTGACACCGAGAAAGACGTCCCGATGCACATCGTCCTTCTCGGTGACTCGATCTTCGACAACGGCGTCTATGTCGGCGATGACCCGTCGGTCATTGAGCAGCTCGATGCCGCTCTTCCCGAAGGCAGCGTGGCAACGCTTCTCGCCGTCGACGGAGATACGACCGTTGACGTGGCCGCGCAATTAAAACACGTGCCGGACGACGCCACGCATCTCATCGTGAGCGTGGGCGGAAACGATGCGTTGCAGTCGTCCTACATTCTGGCGGAAGAAGCATCGTCGGTCGGCGAAGCGGTCTTGAAACTCGCGGAGCTGCAAGACGACTTCAGAAAGACTTACGAGAAAATGCTCGACGGCGTGCTTGACCGCGAGCTTCCGACCACTGTGCTTACGATTTACGACCCGAATTTCGGGGAGGGCACCCAGCAACGCATGTCGGTGACCGCCCTCGCACTATTTAATGACGTCATCACCCGCGCGGCAATTAAGAGAAAACTTAACGTGATTGACCTGCGCACGTTATTCGACAATCAGGCCGACTATGCCAACCCGATCGAACCATCGGCGAAAGGCGGGGAGAAACTGGTCGAGGCGATTCAGCGATCCGTGAACACGGACCGCGGTCGAGCTGATATCGCCGTCTTCGGTATCACTTACGCTCAATAA
- a CDS encoding alpha/beta hydrolase produces MKTQLLCIVLFTAPAIGLAAEPDVVLDVWPGKPPGEMKEIGPEKAETVTDVKTIIRVSNVSKPTISVYKPENPNGAAVVICPGGGYHILAWDLEGTEVAEWLNENGVTGIVLKYRVPRRDKLTFWKPPLQDAQRAMSLVRSKADEWGLDPERIGVLGFSAGGNLTVRTATQFGERMYESIDEVDEVSCRPDFALPIYAAYLSGEDALSAKSTLNVPEDTPPMFMVHTFDDGRDGKRASTHVNGVMMFGMALRDADVPFEMHVFPTGGHGYGLRPSEHAVTGWPKLAEVWMQKNGVIPEAE; encoded by the coding sequence ATGAAAACGCAACTACTCTGCATTGTACTCTTTACTGCCCCCGCAATCGGGCTGGCTGCCGAGCCGGATGTTGTCCTCGATGTGTGGCCCGGCAAGCCGCCGGGGGAGATGAAGGAAATCGGGCCGGAGAAGGCGGAGACGGTCACCGACGTCAAGACGATCATCCGCGTCTCGAATGTCTCAAAGCCGACGATTTCGGTCTACAAGCCGGAGAACCCCAACGGGGCGGCTGTCGTGATCTGCCCGGGAGGCGGGTATCACATTTTAGCTTGGGATCTCGAAGGGACCGAGGTTGCCGAGTGGCTCAATGAGAACGGCGTCACGGGCATCGTGCTGAAATACCGCGTGCCCCGGCGGGACAAGCTCACCTTTTGGAAGCCGCCGCTGCAGGATGCGCAGCGGGCGATGAGCCTCGTCCGCAGCAAGGCCGATGAATGGGGCCTCGACCCGGAACGCATCGGCGTTCTCGGTTTTTCAGCCGGGGGCAATCTCACCGTCCGCACGGCGACGCAGTTCGGCGAGCGGATGTATGAATCGATCGACGAGGTTGACGAAGTCAGTTGTCGGCCTGACTTCGCGCTGCCGATTTACGCAGCCTATCTCTCCGGCGAAGACGCGCTCTCGGCGAAGTCGACCCTCAACGTGCCGGAAGACACCCCGCCGATGTTCATGGTCCACACGTTCGACGACGGCCGCGACGGCAAACGGGCTTCGACCCACGTCAACGGCGTGATGATGTTCGGGATGGCGCTGCGGGATGCCGACGTACCGTTCGAGATGCACGTCTTCCCCACCGGCGGCCACGGCTACGGCCTTCGCCCCAGCGAACACGCCGTCACCGGCTGGCCGAAACTCGCCGAAGTGTGGATGCAAAAGAACGGCGTGATCCCCGAAGCGGAGTGA
- a CDS encoding HAD family hydrolase, translating into MNQSPIGSTSVDDHPPLRAVVFDAVGTVLHPQPDVVTAYHEIGRQHGSSLSRDEVGRRFREAFTSRAETELETSDAIEYEFWRYVVGKVFRDVVDPEACFRQLHEHFAQPTSWRFDSETERVLTALGLRGVVRCIASNFDARLDGILDASPVGPLFDHRVISSKIGYRKPHRRFYEIVLETCGTTAAETLFIGDEPAADREGPAQLGCRALLLDPGCSGEENCVTQLRDVLCFLEAN; encoded by the coding sequence ATGAATCAATCTCCCATCGGCTCGACCTCAGTCGACGATCACCCTCCGCTGCGAGCCGTCGTCTTTGATGCCGTCGGCACCGTGCTCCATCCGCAGCCCGACGTCGTGACCGCCTATCACGAGATCGGGCGGCAGCACGGCTCATCGCTCAGTCGCGACGAGGTCGGTCGCCGTTTTCGAGAAGCATTTACGTCGCGGGCGGAGACCGAACTCGAAACCAGTGACGCGATCGAATACGAGTTCTGGCGGTATGTCGTCGGCAAAGTCTTTCGAGATGTCGTTGACCCGGAGGCCTGCTTTCGGCAACTGCATGAGCACTTCGCTCAGCCAACGTCCTGGCGGTTCGATTCGGAGACCGAACGGGTATTGACGGCCCTCGGTCTCCGGGGTGTCGTGCGATGTATCGCGTCGAACTTCGACGCCCGGCTCGATGGGATTCTCGACGCCTCACCGGTGGGTCCGCTCTTCGATCATCGGGTTATTTCGTCGAAAATCGGCTACCGCAAACCTCATCGCAGGTTTTATGAAATCGTCCTCGAAACCTGCGGCACCACTGCGGCTGAGACGCTATTCATTGGGGATGAACCGGCGGCCGATCGCGAAGGTCCGGCACAGCTCGGCTGCCGCGCGCTTCTGCTTGATCCCGGCTGCTCCGGCGAAGAAAACTGTGTCACGCAGCTCCGCGACGTTCTCTGCTTTTTGGAAGCGAATTGA
- the mutS gene encoding DNA mismatch repair protein MutS, with protein MPKLTPMMQRYQEVKRENPEALLLFRMGDFYELFYEDAEVAAKSLGLTLTSRDKNSDNPVPMAGFPYHALRPHLQKLIRQGFRVAVCEQVEDPKTAKGMVKREVTQVVTPGTLTDDDLLDPRESNFLCALHADKSGTCGLAWIDISTGRFVAADLPEAHVIDELARLDPSEVLISEEQPKAVVSVRQQWEGTPLYTPRQPWSFGNDESRRLLNEHFGTATLEGFDLDDAGPGVTAAGALLDYVRETQKTALGHITIIEPHRRGERLIIDEATRRSLELTRTIRDGERAGSLLAVIDETVTSMGARLLADWLSGPLTDVKAINARLDAVEELRRETALCRNVREQLDEAYDLERLTGRVATGRTSPKDLVCLGKTLALLPKLKAKLSGRGASLLNSLEAKLDLCPEVRTDIEKLLVEDPPLLTSEGNMIRPGVDTRLDELRELARGGKAWIAKYQAKQSERTGIPNLKVGFNKVFGYYLEVTAAHRDKVPDDFIRKQTLKNQERYITPELKEYEDKVLGAEEKAIALEQQLFDALKTRVAEYVPRLQQTSVVLASLDVLAGLATLAGSRDYCRPEMTDEPVLDITDGRHPVLDRLRPSGEFVPNDIHLGGEHEAIVVLTGPNMAGKSTYIRQSALLTILAQLGSFVPATSATIGVADRVFARVGASDDVGRGQSTFMVEMTETARILHAATKRSLVILDEIGRGTSTYDGLSLAWSVTEYLHDSVDCRTLFATHYHELTDLPKSLSRAGNWHVAVHEADGEITFLHKIVRGATNRSYGLHVASLAGVPKQVVDRADQILESLEAEPAEGNAKRRPGPKRTRKEKQIPLFATEEHPMISHLRELDVDAMTPLEALQEIARIRERLRSE; from the coding sequence ATGCCCAAACTCACCCCCATGATGCAGCGCTATCAGGAGGTGAAACGGGAGAACCCCGAGGCACTGCTGCTGTTTCGGATGGGCGACTTCTACGAGCTGTTCTACGAAGACGCCGAGGTCGCGGCGAAATCGCTCGGACTGACGCTGACCAGCCGGGATAAGAACTCGGACAACCCCGTGCCGATGGCCGGGTTCCCCTATCACGCCCTGCGGCCCCACCTGCAAAAATTGATTCGCCAGGGCTTCCGGGTTGCCGTTTGCGAACAGGTGGAGGACCCCAAGACGGCCAAGGGCATGGTCAAGCGGGAAGTGACTCAGGTCGTCACGCCCGGCACGCTGACCGACGACGACCTGCTCGACCCGCGGGAGAGCAACTTCCTGTGCGCCCTGCACGCCGACAAATCGGGCACGTGCGGCCTCGCGTGGATCGATATCTCCACGGGCCGATTCGTGGCCGCCGATTTACCCGAAGCGCACGTCATCGACGAACTCGCCCGACTCGACCCTTCGGAGGTCTTGATCTCCGAGGAGCAGCCGAAAGCGGTCGTCTCGGTCCGGCAGCAGTGGGAGGGCACGCCGCTTTACACCCCCCGTCAGCCTTGGTCGTTCGGCAATGACGAATCGCGCCGGTTGCTCAACGAGCACTTCGGCACCGCCACGCTGGAAGGGTTTGACCTCGACGACGCCGGCCCCGGCGTGACGGCGGCGGGGGCGCTGCTCGACTACGTTCGCGAAACGCAGAAGACCGCCCTCGGGCACATTACAATAATCGAACCGCACCGCCGGGGCGAGCGATTAATCATCGACGAGGCAACCCGCCGAAGCCTTGAACTGACGCGGACGATCCGCGACGGCGAACGGGCCGGATCGTTGCTCGCCGTCATCGATGAAACCGTCACTTCGATGGGAGCACGGTTGCTGGCCGATTGGCTATCCGGACCATTAACCGACGTGAAAGCAATCAACGCCCGCCTCGACGCCGTCGAAGAATTGCGACGCGAAACGGCGCTGTGCCGGAACGTTCGAGAGCAACTCGACGAAGCCTATGACCTGGAGCGGCTCACGGGACGCGTTGCGACGGGGCGGACGAGTCCGAAAGACCTCGTCTGCTTGGGCAAAACACTCGCGCTGCTTCCAAAACTAAAAGCGAAACTGAGCGGACGGGGCGCCTCGCTGCTGAATTCCTTGGAAGCCAAGCTCGATCTTTGTCCGGAGGTCCGAACCGACATCGAAAAGTTGCTGGTTGAAGACCCGCCGCTGTTAACGTCCGAAGGCAATATGATCAGGCCGGGCGTTGACACCCGGCTCGACGAACTCCGCGAATTGGCCCGCGGCGGCAAGGCATGGATTGCCAAATACCAAGCAAAGCAGAGCGAACGGACCGGCATCCCCAATCTTAAGGTCGGCTTTAATAAAGTCTTCGGCTACTACCTCGAAGTGACGGCAGCCCATCGCGACAAGGTCCCCGACGACTTCATTCGCAAGCAGACTCTTAAGAATCAAGAACGCTATATCACACCGGAGCTAAAGGAATACGAAGACAAGGTCCTCGGCGCTGAGGAAAAGGCGATCGCACTGGAACAGCAGTTATTCGATGCCTTAAAGACTCGCGTGGCCGAATACGTCCCGCGGTTGCAGCAGACGTCCGTGGTGCTCGCGTCGCTCGATGTGCTGGCGGGACTGGCAACACTCGCCGGGTCGCGCGACTATTGCCGACCGGAAATGACCGACGAACCCGTGCTCGATATTACAGACGGTCGTCACCCCGTGCTCGATCGCTTAAGACCGTCGGGCGAATTTGTTCCCAACGACATTCATCTGGGGGGTGAGCACGAGGCGATCGTCGTTCTGACCGGCCCCAACATGGCGGGTAAGAGCACCTATATTCGTCAGTCGGCCCTCTTAACGATCCTCGCACAATTGGGATCGTTCGTCCCGGCGACATCGGCAACAATCGGCGTGGCCGATCGTGTTTTCGCCCGCGTCGGGGCCAGTGACGACGTGGGCCGCGGGCAGAGTACCTTCATGGTCGAAATGACCGAGACCGCCCGCATCCTGCATGCCGCGACGAAGCGAAGTCTCGTTATTCTCGACGAGATCGGCCGCGGCACGAGCACCTACGACGGCCTCTCCCTCGCGTGGTCGGTTACTGAATATCTACACGACTCCGTCGATTGCCGCACGCTGTTCGCCACGCACTATCACGAGCTGACCGACCTGCCGAAGAGCCTCAGCCGAGCCGGCAATTGGCACGTGGCCGTCCATGAAGCCGACGGCGAGATCACCTTCCTGCACAAGATCGTCCGCGGCGCCACAAATCGCAGCTACGGCCTGCACGTCGCCTCACTCGCCGGCGTCCCGAAGCAGGTCGTCGACCGGGCTGATCAAATTTTGGAAAGCCTCGAAGCCGAGCCGGCGGAAGGAAACGCCAAACGTCGCCCCGGACCCAAGCGGACGCGTAAGGAAAAGCAAATCCCGCTGTTCGCTACCGAAGAGCATCCTATGATCTCCCACCTGCGGGAGTTGGACGTCGATGCGATGACGCCACTAGAAGCACTCCAGGAAATTGCCCGCATCCGCGAGCGACTTCGTAGCGAATAA
- a CDS encoding DUF1559 domain-containing protein, with translation MRRRYGFTLIELLVVIAIIAILIALLLPAVQQAREAARRSQCKNNLKQLGLAVHNYFEVASALPPLSCWSIGGSLGSNNGSWSVHGRILPMLEQGNLFSQVDLDEAWDTQPEISGIKISTYACPTDPQAHVVRDPGSGRPLLYPTTYAFNAGTWFVWNPEDNAIGNGMFHPNAKLGFRDCTDGTSNTLMVAEVKAWTSYVRNDDTVPSATVPADAASTLAQLDTAINAGIGDYKVEPGKATGHTEWPDGRVHHGGFTVMLGPNTRVPLTHSGVEYDVDYNSQQEGKTSCSDMFCDTYAAITSRSYHTGGVQVTLMDGSVRFISENLDLTIWRNLGARNDGQVIGEF, from the coding sequence ATGCGCCGCCGATACGGTTTCACCCTCATCGAATTGCTCGTGGTGATCGCGATCATCGCGATCCTCATCGCCCTGTTATTGCCCGCCGTGCAACAGGCGCGCGAAGCGGCACGGCGATCCCAGTGCAAAAACAACCTGAAGCAATTGGGACTGGCGGTTCACAATTACTTCGAGGTCGCCTCGGCGTTGCCGCCGCTATCGTGCTGGTCGATCGGCGGCTCGCTCGGCAGCAACAACGGATCGTGGTCGGTGCACGGTCGCATTTTACCGATGCTGGAACAGGGCAACCTGTTCTCGCAGGTCGATCTTGATGAAGCGTGGGACACCCAGCCCGAAATCAGCGGTATTAAGATTTCGACGTACGCCTGTCCGACCGACCCGCAGGCCCACGTCGTGCGTGACCCGGGTAGCGGTCGACCTCTGCTCTACCCGACCACCTACGCTTTTAATGCCGGTACGTGGTTCGTGTGGAACCCCGAGGACAACGCGATCGGTAACGGGATGTTTCATCCGAACGCCAAGCTTGGTTTTCGCGACTGTACCGACGGCACATCGAACACGCTGATGGTGGCCGAGGTGAAAGCGTGGACCTCCTACGTTCGCAATGACGACACGGTTCCGTCCGCTACGGTGCCGGCCGACGCGGCTTCCACGTTGGCTCAGCTCGACACGGCGATCAATGCCGGGATCGGCGATTATAAAGTTGAGCCCGGCAAGGCGACCGGCCATACCGAATGGCCCGACGGACGCGTTCACCACGGCGGGTTTACCGTTATGCTTGGACCCAACACTCGTGTGCCGCTCACACACAGTGGCGTCGAATACGATGTCGACTACAACAGCCAGCAAGAAGGCAAAACCTCTTGCTCCGATATGTTTTGCGACACCTATGCGGCGATTACCTCCCGCAGCTATCACACCGGCGGCGTTCAAGTCACATTAATGGACGGCTCGGTTCGCTTCATCTCGGAGAACCTGGACCTCACCATCTGGCGAAATCTCGGCGCAAGAAACGACGGCCAGGTCATCGGCGAATTCTAA